One genomic segment of Arcobacter porcinus includes these proteins:
- a CDS encoding YhdH/YhfP family quinone oxidoreductase yields the protein MKAFVVEKDSKGNFISGIKEIDTPICEEDEVIIKASYSSLNYKDALSSTGNSGVTKVLPHITGIDVTGTIFQSNSKDFKVENRVTVTGYDFGMNTNGGHCEYVKVPSKWLVRTPENLSDKEIMSYGTAGLTAALAIDELLNNGLSPNDGEVLVSGASGGVSSLAISILKKLGFTIVALSSKADKIDYLKNIGANEVILNEDFLKDKNRALLKERYSALIDSVGGDILSCSLKQLKYDGIATCFGLTYSSELNTNVFPFILRGVRLIGIDSVECSLDKKQKAWNNLATKYKIDNIDYITKEIGLNDIKDILKNMLDGKTKGRYLVKI from the coding sequence ATGAAAGCTTTTGTTGTAGAAAAAGATTCCAAAGGAAATTTTATATCTGGAATAAAAGAGATAGATACTCCAATTTGTGAAGAGGATGAAGTTATAATAAAAGCATCTTACTCTTCATTAAACTATAAAGATGCCCTTAGCTCTACTGGAAATAGTGGAGTTACAAAAGTTTTACCTCATATTACTGGAATAGATGTAACAGGTACTATTTTTCAATCAAATTCAAAAGATTTTAAAGTTGAAAATAGAGTAACAGTAACTGGTTATGATTTTGGTATGAATACAAATGGTGGTCACTGTGAGTATGTAAAAGTACCATCAAAATGGTTAGTAAGAACTCCTGAAAACTTAAGTGATAAAGAGATTATGAGCTATGGAACAGCTGGTTTAACTGCTGCACTAGCGATTGATGAATTACTAAACAATGGATTGTCTCCAAATGATGGTGAAGTATTAGTAAGTGGTGCAAGTGGTGGTGTTAGTTCTCTAGCAATATCTATATTAAAGAAACTTGGATTTACTATTGTAGCCTTATCTTCTAAAGCAGATAAAATTGATTATTTAAAAAATATTGGTGCAAATGAAGTTATATTAAATGAAGATTTCTTAAAAGATAAAAATAGAGCTCTATTAAAAGAGAGATATTCAGCTCTTATTGATAGTGTAGGTGGAGATATTCTATCTTGTTCTTTAAAACAGTTAAAATATGATGGGATAGCTACATGTTTTGGTCTTACTTACTCAAGTGAACTAAATACAAATGTTTTTCCATTTATTCTAAGAGGAGTAAGACTTATTGGTATTGATAGTGTAGAGTGTAGTTTAGATAAAAAACAAAAAGCTTGGAATAATTTAGCAACAAAATATAAAATTGATAATATAGACTATATAACAAAAGAGATAGGGCTAAATGATATAAAAGATATATTAAAAAATATGCTAGATGGGAAGACTAAAGGAAGATATTTAGTAAAGATATAA
- a CDS encoding NAD(P)H-dependent glycerol-3-phosphate dehydrogenase: MRKGQIAVIGAGKWGQALHFALSSKQECFISSRTKRDIKNFVDLDFALSCEYLVIAIPAQEIRAWLKENFVFKNQKILVASKGIEASSGEFLNNIYADFVPDKNIGFISGPSFAAEVIKALPCALVLNSKSKELYDEFSKFFPDFIKTYYSKDIIGAEIAGAYKNVLAIASGICEGLNLGKNAQASLIARGLVEMQRFGKHFGAKKATFLGLSGAGDLFLTANSTMSRNYRVGLGLAQGKSLELILEELKEVAEGVKTATAIEKLSNKYTIYTPIAKEVKLILDGKNPKDSLKDLIKN; encoded by the coding sequence TTTGCACTTAGTTCAAAGCAAGAGTGTTTTATAAGTTCAAGAACAAAAAGAGATATAAAAAACTTTGTAGATTTAGATTTTGCACTATCTTGTGAATATTTAGTTATAGCAATTCCTGCTCAAGAAATAAGAGCATGGCTAAAAGAAAATTTCGTATTCAAAAATCAAAAAATATTAGTTGCAAGTAAAGGAATTGAAGCAAGTAGTGGAGAGTTTCTAAATAATATTTATGCAGATTTTGTACCTGATAAAAATATTGGATTTATCTCTGGACCATCTTTTGCAGCTGAAGTTATAAAAGCTCTTCCTTGTGCATTGGTTCTAAATTCAAAATCAAAAGAGCTATATGATGAATTTAGTAAATTCTTCCCAGATTTTATAAAAACATATTATAGTAAAGATATTATTGGAGCTGAAATTGCAGGAGCATATAAAAATGTTTTAGCAATAGCAAGTGGAATTTGTGAAGGTTTAAATCTTGGTAAAAATGCTCAAGCTTCATTAATAGCTCGTGGTTTAGTTGAGATGCAAAGATTTGGAAAACATTTTGGAGCAAAAAAAGCTACTTTTTTAGGACTTAGTGGAGCTGGAGATCTTTTTTTAACAGCAAATTCAACTATGAGTAGAAATTATAGAGTTGGTCTTGGATTAGCTCAAGGTAAAAGTCTAGAACTTATTTTAGAAGAGTTAAAAGAGGTAGCTGAAGGTGTTAAAACAGCAACTGCTATTGAAAAGCTATCAAATAAATATACAATATACACTCCAATTGCAAAGGAAGTTAAACTAATCTTAGATGGAAAAAATCCAAAAGATAGTTTAAAAGATTTAATAAAAAACTAA